One genomic window of Haloferax mediterranei ATCC 33500 includes the following:
- a CDS encoding alkaline phosphatase family protein, giving the protein MGLFDRLRGKDHPRVAFIGIDGVPFSLLSEYPEEFPNFAALADEGSAGAIDSIVPPESSACWPALTTGVNPGETGVYGFQDREVGSYDAYVPMGRDVQATRVWDRVTDAGRKATVMNVPVTFPPQRNVQRMVSGFLSPGVDKAAYPDDFRDTLSEMGYKIDVNAKLGHDEDKTAFMEDAQKTLDRRYNAFERYLQEDDWDLFFGVFMTTDRVNHFLFKDYERDGKNKDAFFEFYRTVDDYIGRIRDTLSDDVTLVVASDHGFTSLDYEVHCNTWLEENGWLSYETDDHDSLGDIDADSKAYSLIPGRFFINLEGREPRGSVPQEEYEEVRDELKAELEALEGPDGKKVAERVVVKEDAFRGDHDDIAPDLVIIPNHGFDLKSGFRGHDDVFGVGPRNGMHSFDNATLYVDDPNAVIEDADLYDITPTILDLMEVDYARTELDGASLIQQ; this is encoded by the coding sequence ATGGGTTTGTTCGACCGACTCCGCGGCAAGGACCATCCCCGCGTCGCCTTCATCGGCATCGACGGGGTGCCGTTTAGTCTCCTCTCTGAGTATCCCGAGGAGTTCCCGAACTTCGCAGCACTCGCCGACGAGGGTTCGGCCGGTGCTATCGACAGTATCGTCCCACCGGAATCCAGCGCTTGCTGGCCCGCACTCACGACCGGCGTCAATCCCGGAGAAACGGGCGTTTACGGCTTCCAGGACCGTGAAGTCGGTTCGTACGACGCGTACGTTCCGATGGGTCGAGACGTGCAGGCAACCCGCGTCTGGGACCGCGTCACCGACGCCGGTCGCAAGGCCACTGTGATGAACGTCCCCGTGACGTTCCCGCCGCAACGGAACGTCCAGCGCATGGTCTCTGGGTTCCTCTCGCCCGGCGTCGACAAGGCCGCCTACCCCGACGACTTCCGCGACACGCTCTCCGAGATGGGCTACAAAATCGACGTGAACGCGAAACTCGGTCACGACGAGGACAAGACCGCGTTCATGGAAGACGCCCAAAAGACGCTCGACCGCCGCTACAACGCATTCGAGCGCTACCTCCAGGAGGACGACTGGGACCTCTTCTTTGGCGTCTTCATGACGACCGACCGCGTCAACCACTTCCTCTTCAAGGACTACGAACGCGACGGGAAGAACAAGGACGCCTTCTTCGAGTTCTACCGCACTGTCGACGACTACATCGGTCGTATCCGTGACACGCTCTCTGACGATGTGACGCTCGTCGTCGCCTCCGACCACGGCTTCACCTCGCTCGATTACGAAGTCCACTGCAACACGTGGCTCGAAGAGAACGGCTGGCTCTCGTACGAGACTGACGACCACGACTCGTTGGGCGACATCGATGCGGACTCGAAGGCGTACTCGCTCATCCCCGGCCGCTTCTTCATCAATCTCGAAGGCCGCGAACCCCGTGGTTCGGTGCCGCAAGAGGAGTACGAGGAAGTGCGTGACGAACTGAAAGCCGAACTCGAAGCCCTCGAAGGACCGGACGGCAAGAAAGTCGCAGAGCGCGTCGTCGTCAAAGAAGATGCCTTCCGCGGCGACCACGACGACATCGCCCCGGACCTCGTCATCATCCCGAACCACGGCTTCGACCTCAAATCCGGCTTCAGGGGTCACGACGACGTGTTCGGCGTCGGCCCACGCAATGGTATGCACTCGTTCGACAACGCGACGCTCTACGTCGACGACCCCAACGCGGTTATCGAGGACGCCGACCTCTACGATATCACGCCGACGATTCTCGACCTCATGGAAGTCGACTACGCCCGCACCGAACTCGACGGTGCGAGCCTCATTCAACAGTAA
- a CDS encoding tubulin/FtsZ family protein, with translation MKTVLIGVGQAGGKLTAALQSFDQQMGFGAVLDAVGVNTAKADLQSLPFETVLIGQDRVNGHGVGGDNELGAEVMESDKTEVMSALDGRVTAEAESIFVVAGLGGGSGSGGAPVLAKALRRVYNVPVYVLGILPGQDEGAMYQVNAGRSLKTVARESDAVLLVDNDSFRASGESMSEGFDAINQAIARRVGLLLAAGEATEGVGESVVDTSEVINTLRSGGIAALGYASAEASPEAEDNINTVMSTTRRAVLTGTSLPDASNADSALVVIAGEPDTIPRKGVERARRWVEEETGSLQVRGGDFPLESGHLASLVLLGGVERSERVEAFMERAREAIEQTETEQRDDPNEMWQNDELEDLL, from the coding sequence ATGAAGACCGTCCTGATTGGTGTGGGCCAAGCGGGTGGAAAGCTCACCGCTGCCCTCCAGTCGTTCGACCAACAGATGGGATTCGGTGCCGTCCTCGACGCCGTCGGGGTGAACACCGCGAAAGCTGACCTGCAGTCGCTTCCGTTCGAGACCGTCCTCATCGGACAGGACCGTGTCAACGGACACGGTGTCGGCGGCGACAACGAACTCGGCGCTGAAGTGATGGAGTCTGACAAGACCGAAGTCATGTCCGCATTGGACGGGCGCGTCACGGCCGAGGCGGAGTCGATATTCGTCGTCGCCGGACTCGGCGGCGGGTCGGGGTCCGGTGGCGCACCGGTGCTCGCAAAGGCGCTCCGCCGCGTGTACAACGTACCAGTCTACGTTCTCGGTATCCTCCCGGGTCAGGACGAAGGTGCGATGTATCAGGTGAACGCCGGTCGGTCGCTCAAGACCGTCGCCCGCGAATCCGACGCCGTCCTTCTCGTCGACAACGATTCGTTCCGTGCATCCGGTGAGTCGATGAGCGAAGGATTCGACGCCATCAATCAGGCAATCGCCCGGCGCGTTGGACTTCTGCTCGCCGCCGGCGAAGCGACCGAAGGCGTCGGCGAGAGCGTCGTCGACACCTCCGAGGTTATCAACACCCTCCGCTCTGGGGGAATCGCCGCCCTCGGCTACGCCAGCGCCGAAGCGTCCCCAGAGGCGGAAGACAACATCAATACCGTGATGAGTACGACCCGCCGCGCGGTCCTGACGGGGACGAGTCTTCCAGACGCCAGTAACGCCGACTCCGCGCTCGTCGTCATCGCCGGGGAACCCGATACGATTCCCCGAAAAGGCGTCGAACGCGCGCGTCGTTGGGTCGAGGAGGAAACCGGCAGCCTCCAAGTCCGGGGCGGCGACTTCCCGCTCGAAAGCGGTCATCTCGCCTCGCTCGTCCTCCTCGGCGGTGTCGAGCGGTCCGAGCGCGTCGAAGCGTTCATGGAGCGCGCTCGTGAGGCTATCGAACAGACGGAGACCGAACAGCGGGATGACCCGAACGAGATGTGGCAAAACGACGAACTCGAAGACCTCCTATAG